A single genomic interval of Nonomuraea rubra harbors:
- a CDS encoding acyl-protein synthetase: MFTLSAPEREAVLVPELAALTERHRASCPPYRRILDAIGAAPPYERLAELPWLPVRLFKTHELRSVPEEQVFRVLTSSGTTGQRPSRIHLDREAAAAQTRMLAATIRAVLGERRLPMLVVDTRSVVRDPTLSARGAGVLGMMNFGRDHTFVLDEQGRVDAEAVKGFLARHGGERFLVFGFTFMVWLHLRGLGADLSQGVLIHSGGWKRLAEQAVDNAEFRRRLAAECGLSRVHNFYGMVEQIGTVFLEGPEGDGLYCPDFADVVIRDPETWQEAPAGVPGIIEVVSTLPTSYPGHVLLTEDLGVVRGVDDGSWPGKRFEVLGRLPRAEARGCSDTMGQG, encoded by the coding sequence GTGTTCACGCTGAGCGCGCCGGAGCGGGAGGCCGTGCTGGTGCCGGAGCTGGCGGCGCTGACCGAGCGGCACCGCGCGTCGTGCCCGCCGTACCGCAGGATCCTCGACGCCATCGGCGCGGCGCCGCCCTACGAGCGGCTGGCCGAGCTGCCGTGGCTGCCCGTGCGGCTGTTCAAGACGCACGAGCTGCGCAGCGTGCCGGAGGAGCAGGTGTTCCGGGTGCTGACCTCCAGCGGCACGACCGGGCAGCGGCCCAGCCGCATCCACCTCGACCGGGAGGCCGCGGCGGCGCAGACCCGCATGCTGGCCGCCACGATCCGGGCCGTGCTCGGCGAGCGGCGGCTGCCCATGCTGGTGGTCGACACCCGCTCGGTCGTCCGCGACCCGACGCTGAGCGCCCGCGGCGCCGGCGTGCTCGGCATGATGAACTTCGGCAGGGACCACACGTTCGTGCTCGACGAGCAGGGGCGGGTGGACGCGGAGGCGGTCAAGGGGTTCCTGGCGCGGCACGGGGGCGAGCGGTTCCTCGTCTTCGGGTTCACGTTCATGGTCTGGCTGCACCTGCGCGGGCTGGGCGCCGACCTGTCGCAGGGCGTGCTGATCCACTCCGGCGGGTGGAAGCGGCTGGCCGAGCAGGCGGTCGACAACGCCGAGTTCCGGCGGCGGCTGGCGGCCGAGTGCGGGCTGAGCAGGGTGCACAACTTCTACGGCATGGTCGAGCAGATCGGCACCGTGTTCCTGGAGGGGCCCGAGGGTGACGGGCTCTACTGCCCCGACTTCGCCGACGTCGTGATCCGCGACCCCGAGACCTGGCAGGAGGCGCCGGCCGGGGTGCCGGGGATCATCGAGGTGGTCAGCACGCTGCCGACGTCGTATCCGGGGCATGTGTTGCTGACCGAGGATCTGGGTGTGGTGCGCGGGGTGGATGACGGGAGCTGGCCGGGCAAGCGGTTCGAGGTCCTGGGGAGACTGCCGCGGGCCGAGGCGCGGGGGTGCAGCGACACCATGGGGCAGGGCTGA
- a CDS encoding acyl-CoA reductase → MRDDASGTARDDASAVDVRFPAGGTVPVEVLLGQFGGEPEGGGGLRVGDERVREFLAAFGRRLLRPALARRHPELGSLGFFLRPSELARTVAGLGGEHVRVPRGLIFHVPPANVDTVFVYSWALSALMGNRNVVRLSHRSGTVAETILETLHEALADADPVIAATQRVISYGRSGTVTAALSAACDLRVVWGGDGAVREIRRHALAPHARDLTFPDRSSFAVVRAAAWLCAPRAARVTVAEGFVNDTYWFDQAACSSPRTVFWVGSEGDCDAARADFTDHVARVVTVRGWGVDAAMAVEKRVSTYGLAADGLAESVEFHGNALAVVHLSAAAAAPRRWLGAGTFAHARLGALGELVPLVERRDQTMTHFGFGQDELEELARGLAGRGVDRMVPVGSALSFHRVWDGVDLPAEFTRLVTVIR, encoded by the coding sequence GTGCGTGACGACGCGTCCGGCACGGCGCGTGACGACGCGTCTGCCGTGGACGTCAGGTTTCCCGCCGGGGGGACCGTGCCGGTCGAGGTGCTGCTCGGCCAGTTCGGTGGCGAGCCCGAGGGTGGCGGCGGGCTGCGGGTGGGTGATGAGCGGGTCAGGGAGTTCCTCGCGGCCTTCGGGCGGCGGCTGCTGCGGCCCGCGCTGGCGCGCAGGCATCCCGAGCTGGGCTCGCTCGGTTTCTTCCTGCGGCCCAGCGAGCTGGCCCGCACGGTGGCAGGGCTCGGCGGCGAGCACGTACGCGTCCCGCGCGGCCTGATCTTCCACGTCCCGCCCGCGAACGTCGACACCGTCTTCGTCTACTCCTGGGCCCTGTCGGCCCTGATGGGCAACCGCAACGTCGTACGCCTGTCGCACCGCTCCGGCACCGTCGCCGAGACCATCCTGGAGACGCTGCACGAGGCGCTGGCCGACGCCGACCCCGTGATCGCCGCCACGCAGCGTGTCATCTCCTACGGCCGCTCCGGCACCGTCACCGCCGCGCTGTCGGCGGCCTGCGACCTGCGGGTGGTGTGGGGCGGCGACGGCGCCGTACGGGAGATCCGGCGGCACGCGCTGGCCCCGCACGCCCGCGACCTGACCTTCCCCGACCGTTCGTCGTTCGCGGTGGTGCGGGCGGCGGCGTGGTTGTGCGCGCCCCGGGCGGCGCGGGTGACGGTCGCCGAGGGGTTCGTCAACGACACCTACTGGTTCGACCAGGCCGCCTGCTCCTCCCCCAGGACCGTGTTCTGGGTGGGGTCCGAGGGTGACTGCGACGCGGCGCGGGCCGACTTCACCGACCACGTGGCGCGGGTGGTGACCGTACGCGGCTGGGGGGTGGACGCGGCGATGGCCGTGGAGAAGCGGGTCTCCACCTACGGGCTGGCCGCCGACGGGCTGGCGGAGAGCGTGGAGTTCCACGGGAACGCGCTGGCCGTCGTCCACCTGTCGGCCGCGGCGGCGGCGCCCCGGCGGTGGCTGGGGGCCGGGACGTTCGCGCACGCCAGGCTGGGGGCGCTGGGTGAGCTGGTGCCCCTGGTGGAGCGGCGGGATCAGACGATGACGCACTTCGGGTTCGGCCAGGACGAGCTGGAGGAGCTGGCCAGGGGGCTGGCGGGGCGGGGCGTCGATCGGATGGTGCCGGTCGGTAGCGCGTTGAGCTTCCATCGGGTGTGGGACGGGGTGGATCTGCCGGCCGAGTTCACGCGCCTGGTGACCGTTATTCGATGA